The following proteins are co-located in the Streptomyces sp. NBC_01198 genome:
- a CDS encoding GtrA family protein, whose product MLPEIAGFAVAGGAAYAADLGLFIWLRGHTGLGPLTAKSVSFLAGCTVAYLGNALGTYRRRTPATGRARRYGVFFAVNAAGAGVQLLCLAGSHYVLGLTSPRADIVSGAGVGMVLATALRFWGTRTLVFRTATRGSSGVRGPEEGSRPTWTG is encoded by the coding sequence ATGCTGCCCGAGATCGCCGGCTTCGCCGTCGCCGGCGGCGCCGCCTACGCCGCCGACCTCGGTCTTTTCATCTGGCTGCGCGGGCACACCGGGCTCGGGCCGCTCACCGCCAAGTCGGTGTCCTTCCTGGCCGGCTGCACCGTCGCCTACCTCGGCAACGCGCTGGGCACCTACCGCCGCCGCACCCCCGCCACCGGCCGGGCCCGCCGCTACGGCGTCTTCTTCGCCGTCAACGCCGCGGGCGCCGGCGTCCAGTTGCTGTGCCTGGCCGGGTCGCACTATGTGCTGGGCCTGACCAGCCCGCGCGCGGACATCGTCTCCGGCGCGGGCGTCGGCATGGTGCTGGCCACCGCCCTGCGCTTCTGGGGCACCCGCACCCTGGTCTTCCGTACCGCCACCAGGGGCAGCAGCGGCGTGCGGGGGCCGGAGGAGGGTAGCCGTCCCACATGGACTGGCTGA
- a CDS encoding decaprenyl-phosphate phosphoribosyltransferase, with amino-acid sequence MEVGRPADGGLPAGLVRTARPRQWVKNGLVLAAPFAAGRLLSVRDSVQLGVVLVLFTACASAVYLINDARDAEADRAHPVKRERPVARGQVPVGAAYAAGGVLAVAAPVTAALTCNADTAGLLAGYVVMQLAYCVWLKHMLVVDLVIVTTGFLMRAMAGGVALGIGLSRWFLITSGFCALFMVAAKRYSELVLMSGKESEVGATRALLGEYTAGYLRFVWQLAAGVGMLAYCLWAMETGGTASGLLPWRQLSMIPFILSLLRYAVFADAGSAGAPEDVLLRDRALVVIGLAWGALYVLAAVNR; translated from the coding sequence ATCGAGGTCGGCCGGCCGGCCGACGGGGGACTGCCCGCTGGACTGGTGCGCACCGCCCGGCCGCGCCAGTGGGTCAAGAACGGCCTGGTGCTCGCGGCGCCCTTCGCCGCCGGGCGGCTGCTGTCGGTGCGGGACTCGGTCCAGCTCGGCGTCGTCCTGGTGCTGTTCACCGCGTGCGCGTCGGCGGTCTACCTGATCAACGACGCGCGGGACGCCGAGGCCGACCGGGCCCACCCGGTCAAGCGGGAGCGGCCGGTGGCCCGCGGGCAGGTCCCGGTCGGCGCCGCCTACGCCGCGGGCGGGGTGCTCGCGGTGGCGGCGCCGGTGACCGCCGCGCTGACCTGCAACGCCGACACCGCGGGGCTGCTGGCCGGCTACGTGGTGATGCAGCTGGCCTACTGCGTCTGGCTCAAGCACATGCTGGTGGTCGACCTGGTGATCGTCACCACCGGCTTCCTGATGCGCGCCATGGCCGGCGGGGTCGCCCTCGGTATCGGCCTGTCCCGCTGGTTCCTGATCACCTCAGGCTTCTGCGCCCTGTTCATGGTCGCCGCCAAGCGCTACTCCGAGCTGGTGCTGATGTCCGGCAAGGAGAGCGAGGTCGGCGCCACCCGCGCGCTGCTCGGCGAGTACACCGCGGGCTATCTGCGCTTCGTGTGGCAGCTCGCGGCCGGCGTCGGGATGCTCGCGTACTGCCTGTGGGCCATGGAGACCGGCGGTACGGCCTCCGGGCTGCTGCCGTGGCGCCAGCTGTCGATGATCCCGTTCATCCTGTCGTTGCTGCGCTACGCCGTCTTCGCCGACGCCGGCTCGGCCGGGGCACCGGAGGACGTCCTGCTGCGCGACCGCGCCCTCGTGGTGATCGGCCTGGCCTGGGGAGCGCTGTATGTGCTCGCCGCGGTCAACAGATGA
- a CDS encoding phosphatase PAP2 family protein, producing the protein MRRSDPAAQRGTSISRLAPAPSGPPGRRPAGGVARAERRLLALLRECGGDVRVANVVRVLGQTGEHGAVWVAAGAAGALADPERRRAWLRATAVVGAAHAASMGAKRVVRRPRPRIPGAAPLVRTAGRHSFPSSHATSSAAAVIAFGALLPGAAAVPVLAAAICVSRLVAGVHYPSDVACGALLGAAAARLGRSWTLGGGSGG; encoded by the coding sequence ATGCGCCGATCCGACCCCGCCGCACAGCGCGGCACCTCGATATCCCGGCTCGCCCCGGCCCCCTCAGGACCCCCCGGCCGGCGCCCCGCCGGCGGCGTCGCCCGCGCTGAGCGGCGGCTGCTCGCGCTGCTGCGGGAGTGCGGCGGCGACGTACGGGTCGCGAACGTGGTCCGCGTCCTCGGGCAGACCGGCGAGCACGGGGCGGTATGGGTGGCCGCAGGGGCGGCCGGCGCGCTGGCGGATCCCGAACGGCGACGTGCCTGGCTGCGGGCCACCGCCGTCGTCGGCGCCGCGCACGCGGCGAGCATGGGCGCCAAACGGGTCGTACGCCGCCCCCGGCCGCGAATCCCCGGCGCGGCTCCGCTGGTACGCACCGCGGGACGGCACAGCTTCCCCTCCTCGCACGCCACCTCCTCGGCCGCCGCCGTGATCGCCTTCGGCGCGCTGCTGCCGGGCGCGGCCGCCGTCCCCGTACTCGCCGCCGCGATATGCGTCTCCCGGCTGGTCGCCGGGGTCCACTACCCGAGCGACGTCGCCTGCGGCGCGCTGCTGGGCGCCGCCGCGGCCCGGCTGGGGCGCAGCTGGACGCTGGGCGGTGGGTCCGGTGGGTGA
- a CDS encoding FAD-binding oxidoreductase, with protein MPVPFAADPAAEATSVTGWGRTAPSSAQVLRPGTYEEVVRAVRECGGRGTIARGLGRAYGDAAQNAGGAVLDMTGLDRIHEIDAVNGLVVCDAGVSLHRLMQVLLPLGWFVPVSPGTRYVTVGGAIGADIHGKNHHVSGSFCRHVRALELLTGDGETRLVTPEDEPDLFWATAGGMGLTGVVLAATIALLPVETSLMTVDTERATDLDDLMARLAADDHRYRYSVAWIDLLARGAKTGRAVLTRGDHAPLDALPARLREEPLAFRPGRLPAAPRFLPDGLLGRHSVGLFNEIWYRKAPRRQRGRLQKLSSFFHPLDGLPEWNRIYGRGGFVQYQFVVGLGEEDALRRIVRRIGSRRCPSFLAVLKRFGDADPGWLSFPVPGWTLALDIPADLPGLAAFLDELDDEVAAAGGRVYLAKDARLRPDVLARMYPRLDEFRELRSRYDPRGAITSDLARRLGV; from the coding sequence ATGCCCGTACCCTTCGCCGCCGACCCCGCCGCCGAGGCCACCTCCGTCACCGGTTGGGGCCGTACCGCACCCAGCTCCGCGCAGGTGCTGCGCCCCGGCACGTACGAGGAGGTGGTGCGCGCGGTCCGCGAGTGCGGCGGGCGCGGGACGATCGCCCGCGGGCTCGGGCGGGCGTACGGGGACGCGGCGCAGAATGCCGGCGGCGCGGTGCTGGACATGACGGGTCTGGACCGCATCCACGAGATCGACGCGGTCAACGGCCTGGTGGTGTGCGACGCGGGGGTCTCGCTGCACCGGCTGATGCAGGTGCTGCTGCCGCTGGGCTGGTTCGTCCCGGTCTCCCCCGGCACCCGCTACGTCACCGTCGGCGGGGCGATCGGCGCCGACATCCACGGCAAGAACCACCATGTGTCCGGCTCCTTCTGCCGCCACGTCCGGGCGCTGGAACTGCTCACCGGTGACGGGGAGACCCGGCTGGTCACCCCGGAGGACGAGCCCGACCTGTTCTGGGCGACGGCCGGCGGCATGGGCCTGACCGGCGTGGTGCTGGCCGCCACCATCGCGCTGCTGCCGGTCGAGACGTCACTGATGACGGTGGACACCGAGCGGGCCACCGACCTGGACGACCTGATGGCCAGACTGGCCGCCGACGACCACCGCTACCGCTACTCCGTGGCGTGGATCGACCTGCTCGCCCGCGGCGCGAAGACCGGCCGCGCGGTGCTGACCCGCGGCGACCACGCGCCGCTCGACGCGCTGCCCGCCCGGCTGCGCGAGGAGCCACTGGCCTTCCGTCCCGGCCGGCTGCCCGCCGCCCCGCGCTTCCTGCCCGACGGGCTGCTCGGCCGCCACAGCGTCGGTCTGTTCAACGAGATCTGGTACCGCAAGGCCCCGCGCCGGCAGCGCGGCCGGCTGCAGAAGCTCAGCAGCTTCTTCCACCCGCTGGACGGCCTGCCGGAGTGGAACCGGATCTACGGGCGCGGCGGCTTCGTGCAGTATCAGTTCGTCGTCGGCCTCGGCGAGGAGGACGCGCTGCGCCGCATCGTGCGCCGCATCGGGTCCCGCCGCTGCCCGTCCTTCCTCGCGGTGCTCAAGCGCTTCGGCGACGCCGACCCCGGCTGGCTGTCCTTCCCGGTGCCCGGCTGGACGCTGGCCCTGGACATCCCGGCCGACCTGCCCGGTCTGGCCGCCTTCCTCGACGAGCTGGACGACGAGGTCGCGGCGGCCGGCGGCCGGGTCTACCTGGCCAAGGACGCCCGGCTGCGCCCCGACGTGCTGGCCCGGATGTATCCGCGGCTCGACGAGTTCCGCGAGCTGCGCAGCCGCTACGACCCGCGCGGCGCCATCACCTCCGACCTCGCCCGCCGGCTCGGCGTATGA
- a CDS encoding decaprenylphospho-beta-D-erythro-pentofuranosid-2-ulose 2-reductase — MKDAFGAPQSLLILGGTSEIGLATARRLITRRTRTVFLAGRPSQGLEAAAASLRAIGAEVHTVAFDALDTGSHEITLGKVFAEGDIDMVLLAFGVLGDQARDEQEPLAAVQVAQVNYTGAVSASLVCAAALQAQGHGSLVVLSSVAGERARRVNFIYGSSKAGLDAFCQGLADAMHGSGVHVMTVRPGFVRTRMTAGMPEAPLATTPDAVATAIELGLRRRSGTIWVPGALRVVMAGIRHLPRPLFRRLPV; from the coding sequence ATGAAGGACGCCTTCGGTGCCCCGCAGTCCCTGCTGATCCTCGGCGGCACCTCGGAGATCGGCCTGGCGACCGCCCGCCGGCTGATCACCCGCCGCACCCGCACGGTCTTCCTGGCCGGCCGCCCGTCGCAGGGCCTGGAGGCGGCGGCGGCCTCGCTGCGGGCGATCGGCGCCGAGGTGCACACCGTGGCCTTCGACGCGCTCGACACGGGCTCGCACGAGATCACCCTCGGCAAGGTCTTCGCCGAGGGCGACATCGACATGGTGCTGCTGGCCTTCGGGGTGCTCGGCGACCAGGCGCGCGACGAGCAGGAACCGCTGGCCGCGGTGCAGGTCGCGCAGGTCAACTACACGGGGGCGGTCTCCGCGTCGCTGGTGTGCGCGGCGGCCCTGCAGGCGCAGGGACACGGCTCGCTTGTGGTGCTGTCGTCGGTGGCCGGCGAGCGCGCCCGCCGGGTCAACTTCATCTACGGCAGCAGCAAGGCGGGCCTGGACGCCTTCTGCCAGGGCCTGGCCGACGCCATGCACGGCTCGGGGGTGCATGTGATGACGGTCAGGCCCGGTTTCGTCCGCACCCGGATGACGGCGGGAATGCCGGAGGCCCCGCTGGCCACCACGCCGGACGCGGTGGCCACCGCGATCGAGCTGGGGCTGCGGCGCCGGAGCGGCACGATCTGGGTGCCGGGGGCGCTGCGGGTGGTGATGGCGGGCATCCGCCATCTGCCGCGCCCGCTCTTCCGCCGGCTGCCGGTCTGA
- a CDS encoding 2'-5' RNA ligase family protein produces METTTTIGVSIAVPEPYGRLLQDRRAGFGDPAAYAIPTHVTLLPPTDVGCAELPAFRRHLARVAAEGRAFPMRLRGTDTFRPLSPVVYVALAEGGGGCAELQERVRSGPVERELQFPYHPHVTVAHGIAEAAMDRAQRELAEFTAEWTAGGFALYEQGGDGVWRKMRDYPFGAESPTVPHQQTVPAARETTRL; encoded by the coding sequence ATGGAGACCACCACGACGATCGGCGTGTCCATCGCGGTCCCGGAGCCGTACGGACGGCTGCTCCAGGACCGGCGCGCGGGCTTCGGCGACCCGGCGGCGTACGCCATTCCCACCCATGTGACGCTGCTGCCGCCCACCGATGTGGGCTGCGCCGAGCTGCCCGCCTTCCGGCGCCACCTGGCCCGGGTGGCCGCTGAGGGGCGTGCCTTCCCGATGCGGCTGCGCGGCACCGACACCTTCCGGCCGCTGTCGCCGGTGGTCTACGTGGCGCTCGCCGAGGGCGGCGGGGGCTGCGCCGAGCTCCAGGAGAGGGTCAGGTCCGGGCCGGTCGAGCGCGAGCTGCAGTTCCCGTACCACCCGCATGTCACCGTCGCGCACGGCATCGCGGAGGCCGCCATGGACCGCGCCCAGCGGGAGCTGGCCGAATTCACCGCCGAGTGGACCGCGGGCGGCTTCGCCCTCTACGAGCAGGGTGGTGACGGCGTGTGGCGCAAGATGCGTGACTACCCTTTCGGCGCTGAGTCCCCGACCGTCCCGCACCAGCAGACCGTCCCGGCGGCGCGGGAGACGACCCGGCTCTGA
- the trpS gene encoding tryptophan--tRNA ligase: MASDRPRALSGIQPTAGSFHLGNYLGAVRQYVALQESHDAFYMVVDLHAITVPQDPAELRANTRLAAAQLLAAGLDPDRCTLFIQSHVPEHAQLGWVMNCITGFGEASRMTQFKDKSAKQGADRATVGLFTYPILQVADILLYQADAVPVGEDQRQHIELTRDLAERFNSRYGPTFTVPAPHIVREVAKIYDLQDPTAKMSKSAPSPKGLVNLLDDPKVSAKKFRSAVTDTGTEIRYDEKGKPGVSNLLTIHSALTGTGIPELERQYEGKGYGALKTDLAEIFVGWVTPFHERTREYLGDPETLDSLLAKGAEKARAVAAETLAAAYDRMGLVPAKH, encoded by the coding sequence ATGGCCTCAGATCGTCCCCGCGCCCTCTCGGGCATCCAGCCCACCGCCGGTTCCTTCCACCTGGGGAATTACCTCGGTGCGGTCCGGCAGTACGTGGCGCTGCAGGAGTCGCACGACGCGTTCTACATGGTCGTGGATCTGCATGCGATCACCGTCCCGCAGGACCCGGCGGAGCTGCGCGCGAACACCCGGCTCGCGGCCGCCCAGCTGCTGGCGGCCGGGCTCGACCCGGACCGCTGCACGCTGTTCATCCAGAGCCATGTGCCCGAGCACGCCCAGCTCGGCTGGGTGATGAACTGCATCACCGGGTTCGGCGAGGCCTCCCGGATGACGCAGTTCAAGGACAAGTCCGCCAAGCAGGGGGCCGACCGCGCGACCGTCGGCCTGTTCACGTACCCGATCCTGCAGGTCGCCGACATCCTGCTCTACCAGGCGGACGCCGTCCCGGTCGGCGAGGACCAGCGCCAGCACATCGAGCTGACCCGTGACCTGGCCGAGCGCTTCAACAGCCGCTACGGCCCGACCTTCACCGTCCCCGCGCCGCACATCGTGCGGGAGGTCGCCAAGATCTACGACCTCCAGGACCCGACCGCGAAGATGAGCAAGTCGGCGCCCTCGCCGAAGGGCCTGGTCAACCTGCTGGACGACCCGAAGGTCTCGGCGAAGAAGTTCCGCAGCGCGGTCACCGACACGGGTACCGAGATCCGGTACGACGAGAAGGGGAAGCCGGGCGTCAGCAATCTGCTCACCATTCACTCCGCCCTCACCGGTACCGGAATTCCGGAACTGGAACGGCAGTACGAGGGCAAGGGCTACGGTGCGCTCAAGACCGATCTCGCGGAGATCTTCGTGGGGTGGGTCACACCGTTCCACGAGCGTACGAGGGAGTATCTGGGGGACCCGGAAACCCTGGACTCCCTTCTCGCCAAGGGTGCGGAGAAGGCCAGGGCCGTCGCCGCGGAGACCCTGGCGGCGGCGTACGACCGGATGGGCCTGGTGCCGGCCAAGCACTGA